One window from the genome of Treponema sp. OMZ 838 encodes:
- a CDS encoding flagellar filament outer layer protein FlaA, with the protein MTKKYFTVAALLSALSLFAFAQENTRDGLALDQVDASRIGVESAEQRLKEVSVDKFENEGSWVCSMSSDEGVIQGRLFDGAPKQKKAIPDEENLNLPDSKVYGTKVSFYRRGYNSFEVRAVKPIPVEGITKTVSVWVVGRSYPHVLKLILEDYMGQRFELYVGKLNHAGWKLMTVAVPPQNAAGTGIVQKDYHYGTSMGLKIVGFRIECNPWEAYGNYYIYFDDLRAVTDLYEVDMRDDDDMKDSW; encoded by the coding sequence ATGACAAAAAAATATTTTACCGTAGCAGCATTATTATCAGCATTATCGTTGTTTGCATTTGCTCAAGAGAACACTCGCGATGGTTTGGCATTGGATCAAGTCGATGCTTCCCGCATCGGCGTTGAATCTGCAGAACAGCGCTTAAAAGAAGTTTCAGTTGATAAGTTCGAAAATGAAGGCTCTTGGGTTTGTTCCATGTCGTCTGACGAAGGCGTTATTCAAGGACGTTTGTTTGACGGCGCACCCAAACAGAAGAAAGCAATTCCGGACGAGGAAAACTTGAATCTTCCTGACAGCAAAGTTTACGGTACAAAGGTGTCCTTCTACCGCCGTGGTTATAACAGCTTTGAAGTCCGTGCCGTTAAACCGATTCCGGTCGAAGGTATTACTAAAACCGTCAGCGTTTGGGTTGTCGGAAGAAGTTATCCGCATGTTTTAAAGCTCATCCTCGAAGATTATATGGGACAGCGCTTTGAACTCTATGTAGGAAAACTGAATCATGCAGGATGGAAATTGATGACCGTTGCGGTTCCCCCGCAGAATGCAGCAGGAACGGGAATTGTACAAAAAGATTATCACTACGGCACCAGCATGGGCTTAAAGATTGTAGGTTTCCGCATTGAATGCAATCCCTGGGAAGCTTATGGAAATTACTACATCTACTTCGATGATCTCCGTGCTGTTACCGACCTCTATGAAGTTGATATGCGCGATGATGACGATATGAAAGACAGCTGGTAA